Proteins found in one Pirellulales bacterium genomic segment:
- a CDS encoding SDR family oxidoreductase, producing the protein MSENRFAGKVAIVTGGGQSIGRASCEEFAAEGAAVVIAERNADAAREAAAMIKSAGGQALAVVTDVSDEDSVRHMVESAVREYGRVDILVNNAAVFVLRGIEATKEEWHEILDVNVIGPSLCAKHAVPEMRKAGGGAIVNLGSISSFIAQSGFLTYNATKGAVAQMTRCMALDLAADNIRVNAVCPGTVWSPIVERLTRERGMDRAQAESHPEYGGSHMIQRMVEPREIARAILFLASSDASFITAENLMVDGGYVSK; encoded by the coding sequence ATGAGCGAAAACCGCTTCGCCGGCAAAGTGGCGATTGTGACTGGCGGTGGACAAAGCATTGGCCGCGCCTCGTGCGAGGAGTTCGCCGCCGAGGGCGCCGCGGTCGTGATCGCCGAGCGCAACGCGGACGCCGCGCGTGAAGCGGCCGCCATGATCAAATCCGCCGGTGGCCAAGCGCTGGCCGTGGTGACCGACGTGTCGGACGAGGACAGTGTTCGGCACATGGTCGAGTCAGCCGTGCGGGAGTATGGCCGCGTCGATATCCTGGTCAACAACGCCGCGGTGTTTGTCTTGCGCGGCATCGAAGCCACTAAAGAGGAGTGGCATGAAATTCTCGATGTCAACGTGATTGGTCCTTCGCTCTGCGCCAAGCATGCCGTGCCCGAGATGCGCAAAGCGGGGGGCGGAGCGATCGTGAACCTCGGTTCAATTTCGAGTTTCATCGCGCAGTCCGGCTTTCTCACCTACAACGCCACCAAGGGGGCGGTCGCTCAAATGACGCGCTGCATGGCGCTCGATCTGGCGGCCGACAACATCCGCGTGAACGCGGTTTGCCCGGGCACCGTTTGGAGCCCAATTGTCGAGCGACTGACGCGCGAGCGCGGCATGGATCGCGCGCAGGCCGAGTCGCATCCCGAATATGGCGGCTCGCACATGATTCAGCGGATGGTCGAGCCACGCGAAATCGCCCGTGCGATTCTCTTTTTGGCGTCAAGCGACGCCTCGTTCATCACCGCCGAAAATCTGATGGTGGACGGCGGGTACGTCTCCAAATAA